CAACCTGTGATAAGGGGGATAACCAATTGCTTGCCAAAAGTTTGGGTGCAGTTAATTATTGACAGAGCGCTCAGCCGTCAAACTTCCACAGTCCCGCAGCCCCTATAAATACCAGGCACCTTCCCTTGCCTCTTCCTCAAACAAACGTCATCCTCCTTCAGTCTTTGAGGAATTTCACAGGGGCACACAGTCCACAGCTGAGCCATGAAGATCCTCTACCTGATCTTTGCtgttctcctcttcctcttccaggCTGCTCCAGGTGAGATGCAATGCAAATCCAACCACTGAAAGGGGATGCAAGCACAAGTGTGTGcctaggaggaaaaaaggctATCAGTGGCCAACTGATAGGCAATATAGGATGCTGGTGCTATGCACTGGATTAACCCAAGAACATCTGTTCTCAGGAAGACTCTATACTCGACAAAATCAACAGCATATGATTTACTgcatatttattctttattccGTATTTATCCTTTACTGATTAAAACTAAAAACTGAGATTTTAATGCCTTCCTCTCCCCACAGGCTCTGCAGATCCGCTTTACCCTGACACCGTACAGTGCAGGAGTCAGGGGAATTTCTGCCGCCTTGGGGCATGCCCCCCCACCTTCACCATCTCTGGGTCATGCCAAGGGGGGCTGTTAAACTGCTGTGCCAAGTAAGTGCCACAGGGCAGAAGAgagagcattttctttctgctgtttgccTGATGTTCATTTCTGTAGGATGCACACATCTGGGccagggtggggagggggaagggggggaggtcttgcagagcagagcagctctttgTGAGAAATACTTGTGGAGGGTGAACATAC
The sequence above is drawn from the Numida meleagris isolate 19003 breed g44 Domestic line chromosome 3, NumMel1.0, whole genome shotgun sequence genome and encodes:
- the LOC110396804 gene encoding gallinacin-10, whose translation is MKILYLIFAVLLFLFQAAPGSADPLYPDTVQCRSQGNFCRLGACPPTFTISGSCQGGLLNCCAK